One window of Pieris napi chromosome 14, ilPieNapi1.2, whole genome shotgun sequence genomic DNA carries:
- the LOC125056066 gene encoding endocuticle structural glycoprotein SgAbd-5-like yields MKLLVVLGLVVVVSAAPQAQRQAPSANPQEVQILRFDTENDGLGTYRFALEQSDGTKKEEQGELKNAGTDDEAISVRGSYTWVGPDGVTYTVTYVADDKGYQPTIEQGPGGAIPPGVVASLIG; encoded by the exons ATGAAATTG TTGGTGGTACTCGGTTTAGTCGTGGTGGTGTCAGCTGCGCCCCAAGCTCAAAGGCAGGCGCCCAGCGCCAACCCACAAGAAGTGCAAATTCTTCGGTTCGATACTGAAAATGATGGGCTTGGGACTTACAGATTTGC CTTGGAACAAAGTGATGGCACCAAAAAGGAAGAACAAGGGGAACTGAAGAACGCTGGAACAGATGACGAGGCTATCTCTGTGAGGGGATCCTACACCTGGGTCGGCCCAGATGGCGTTACCTACACCGTGACATACGTAGCTGATGATAAAGGCTATCAACCAACAATCGAGCAGGGTCCAGGAGGCGCTATACCCCCTGGCGTCGTTGCTTCTCTCATCGGCTAA